The proteins below come from a single Serratia ficaria genomic window:
- a CDS encoding VOC family protein: MSLSPFHLAIPVYDLEATRHFYGEVFGLNEGRSSEQWVDFDFYGHQLVIHEHPKTASQESAHSNPVDGHDVPVPHFGIVLKWDEWEALAERLKSFGTQFVIEPYIRFKGQVGEQATMFLFDPCGNALEFKAFKDISQLFAK; the protein is encoded by the coding sequence ATGAGCCTTTCTCCCTTTCATCTGGCAATTCCTGTGTATGACCTGGAGGCAACCCGCCATTTTTACGGTGAGGTGTTCGGACTGAACGAAGGGCGTTCGAGCGAGCAGTGGGTAGATTTTGATTTTTATGGTCATCAGTTGGTGATCCATGAGCATCCTAAAACGGCGTCTCAGGAAAGCGCGCATTCAAATCCCGTTGACGGCCATGACGTACCGGTGCCGCATTTTGGCATTGTGCTGAAATGGGACGAATGGGAGGCGCTGGCTGAACGGCTTAAATCGTTCGGCACCCAATTTGTTATTGAGCCCTACATCCGCTTTAAGGGGCAGGTCGGGGAACAAGCCACGATGTTCCTGTTTGATCCCTGCGGTAACGCGCTGGAATTTAAGGCGTTCAAAGATATCAG
- a CDS encoding LysR substrate-binding domain-containing protein, which yields MIRELKTFLMVAKEGTFAAAGNKIGLTQAAVSAQMQRLEADLNFALFDRSGRNARLNQKGLQLVTQAQELLTLYDGLGERLTRAIPGKIVTIGAIASVQRTLLPDALTLFSKQSSGCRTRVIPGLSMDLINLVDAGEIDMAAVLKPPFALPQGLQWSALTHEPFHLIVPKGVAGDDIAGLLRERPFIRYDRSSFGGRLVDRFLREMDISVTEICEVDELEAILKLVSNGVGVALLPQIAAWHRWPSSVRALSLGQKIFYRDVGLIHRPLERLDDDVRRISELIIMQARRDSLRKPR from the coding sequence ATGATCCGTGAACTGAAGACGTTTTTGATGGTGGCAAAAGAGGGAACCTTCGCGGCGGCGGGGAATAAAATCGGTCTCACGCAGGCTGCTGTCAGCGCCCAGATGCAGCGTCTTGAAGCGGACTTAAACTTTGCTCTGTTTGACCGATCAGGGAGAAATGCACGCCTCAACCAGAAAGGGCTGCAGCTCGTCACCCAGGCGCAGGAACTGCTGACGCTGTATGACGGTCTGGGCGAGAGGCTGACCCGGGCTATTCCCGGCAAAATCGTGACGATTGGCGCCATTGCTTCCGTACAGCGCACCCTGCTTCCGGACGCGCTGACGTTGTTCAGTAAGCAGAGCTCCGGGTGTCGCACCCGCGTGATACCGGGGCTGTCGATGGATCTCATAAATCTCGTTGACGCCGGCGAAATAGACATGGCCGCCGTCCTGAAACCGCCTTTCGCCCTGCCGCAGGGCCTGCAGTGGAGCGCGCTGACCCATGAGCCTTTTCATCTCATCGTGCCGAAAGGAGTCGCGGGCGACGATATCGCCGGGCTGCTCAGAGAACGGCCATTTATTCGCTACGATCGTTCGTCCTTCGGCGGACGCCTGGTGGATCGTTTTCTGAGAGAGATGGACATTTCCGTCACTGAAATCTGTGAAGTCGACGAACTGGAGGCCATCCTTAAGCTGGTCAGTAACGGTGTGGGCGTCGCCCTTTTGCCCCAGATTGCCGCCTGGCACCGCTGGCCATCATCCGTCAGGGCACTCAGTCTGGGGCAGAAGATTTTTTATCGGGATGTGGGGCTGATTCACCGGCCGCTTGAGCGCCTTGACGATGACGTCAGGCGCATTTCTGAGCTGATTATCATGCAGGCAAGGCGGGACAGCCTGCGCAAGCCCCGTTAA